The following are encoded in a window of Vespa crabro chromosome 2, iyVesCrab1.2, whole genome shotgun sequence genomic DNA:
- the LOC124422248 gene encoding conserved oligomeric Golgi complex subunit 5: MSEKILTLEVIENDEFFKQFLNDDLKNTEIDKVLSVVQQLNKLGQAIEVLRSELQNQVLANYEDLLSQAIWVEKLEDVLSIMQAHVQNLLLAVERLRGKIIEPFNRIETQAIVLSRLHETSDLLRRVARMQHLSKRLGSQMTNVIQGPDIIKVANNLHELEQLMTDTDLNGLDIIADDQQAVKAHRAVVKRVATHTLTQGLQTMDRVKVSTAVQVFQNLGIVNEAIEITIENNLANIKKNTIESFDVLLSKSQDIIKKVAPGRASTPTPGTSGNLRTRIWENLERLFQDTLFVQCIQIELLQKTLLENHAKEFNNLSETFWLKVNQLLSEVLIARAQESSLVKQALEGEYPKFLRLFLDLSKRLKDRSQSFGTYNINRNVLSSFENAYLSRSVSRLLDPVHTMFCGTNLPNQDEIDTLIRTVTNELSVSLVDDCLSIVVARNVSKSIRLFCLKCEQGLITGGEASQVIDSPTAGQQTNVTLANLLHYLSSQINRVIANLSSGLPVEGSTIISSAIKESDVLTKSILSPLLASISDAIESIILTIHDDPDFRDTNSPIGKDISCSLYMRELQGFILRSVNTFLIPYKNQAVVTECCKTVASRCIELFMRHACLLRPLTDFGRKKLIMDFTQMELAVSPLCGGGQLSLLEQQQYRRLRALKALILQKPEDMVQKVLEDPSENSVPPSLILLHLFSGAPPELLSPHQSAGWSIGRLSQWMDSHPEEKDRIALSKGSLERYQLTIQQNNIPSFHSLFPLMTKLANLYDHYVELFTNY; encoded by the exons ATGAGTGAAAAAATCTTGACTTTAGAAGTTATAGAAAATGACG agtTCTTTAAACAATTCTTGAATGATGATTTAAAGAATACAGAGATTGACAAAGTATTGTCAGTAGTTCAACAACTAAATAAATTAGGACAAG CTATTGAAGTTTTACGATCTGAATTACAAAACCAAGTACTTGCAAATTATGAAGATTTGTTATCACAAGCAATATGGGTTGAAAAATTAGAAGATGTACTTTCAATAATGCAAGCTCATGTACAA AATTTGTTACTAGCTGTAGAACGTTTACGTGGGAAAATAATAGAACCATTTAATAGAATTGAAACTCAAGCAATAGTATTGTCACGTCTTCATGAAACATCTGATCTTTTACGAAGAGTAGCAAGAATGCAACATTTATCAAAACGTTTAGGTTCACAAATGACAAATGTTATTCAAGGTccagatataataaaagtagcaAATAATTTACACGAACTTG aGCAATTAATGACGGATACAGATTTAAATGGCTTAGATATAATTGCTGACGATCAACAAGCTGTTAAAGCTCATAGGGCAGTTGTGAAAAGAGTAGCTACTCATACATTAACTCAAGGTTTACAGACAATGGATAGAGTTAag GTCAGTACAGCTGTACAGGTATTTCAGAACTTAGGGATTGTAAATGAAGCAATAGAAATaactattgaaaataatttagctAATATCAAGAAAAATACCATAGAATCTTTTGATGTTCTCCTATCTAAAAGtcaagatataataaaaaaagtagcTCCAGGTCGTGCTTCAACACCTACACCAGGAACGTCAGGGAATTTACGTACACGTATTTGGGAAAATCTTGAAAGACTTTTTCAAGACACTTTGTTTGTGCAGTGTATACAA AtcgaattattacaaaaaacaTTGCTGGAAAATCATGCAAAAGAATTCAATAACTTATCTGAAACATTTTGGCTGAAAGTTAATCAACTATTGAGTGAAGTACTTATTGCACGTGCACAAG aaTCATCACTTGTAAAACAGGCCTTGGAAGGAGAATATCCAAAATTCTTACGATTATTTTTAGACTTAAGTAAGCGCTTGAAGGATAGATCACAAAGTTTTGGTACTTATAACATTAA TCGTAATGTTTTGTCATCATTTGAAAATGCATACCTTTCTCGTTCGGTATCTCGTCTCTTGGATCCTGTACACACCATGTTCTGTGGAACAAATCTACCAAATCAAGATGAAATTGATACTTTAATTCGCACTGTAACAaa tGAACTGAGTGTTTCACTTGTTGATGATTGTTTGTCCATTGTGGTGGCACGTAATGTGAGCAAATCTATACGactattttgtttaaaatgtGAACAAGGATTAATAACAGGTGGAGAAGCAAGCCAAGTTATTGATTCACCTACAGCTGGACAACAAACCAATGTCACCTTAgcaaatttattacattatctTTCTAGTCAAATAAATCGTGTAATTGCCAACTTGTCATCTGGTTTACCAGTTGAAGGATCAACAATTATTTCATCAGCAATCAAGGAATCAGATGTATTAACAAAAAGTATACTTTCACCATTGTTAGCTTCCATCAGTGATGCAAtcgaaagtattattttaacgatacaTGATGACCCTGATTTTCGAGA TACAAACAGTCCTATTGGAAAAGATATTTCTTGTTCATTATACATGCGTGAATTACAAGGTTTTATTTTAAGATCTGTAAATACATTCCTTATTCCTTATAAAAATCAAGCAGTGGTCACTGAATG ttgTAAGACTGTAGCTTCAAGAtgcattgaattatttatgagACATGCTTGTTTATTGAGGCCATTAACAGAttttggaagaaagaaattaattatggaTTTCACTCAG ATGGAGCTTGCTGTATCACCATTATGTGGTGGAGGTCAGTTAAGTTTGttagaacaacaacaatatagAAGATTAAGAGCTTTAAAagcattaatattacaaaagcCAGAAGATATGGTACAAAAAGTTTTAGAAGATCCATCAGAAAATAGTGTACCGCCATCTCTTATCCTTCTACATTTATTTTCTGGTGCACCACCTGAATTATTGTCTCCACATCag agTGCAGGTTGGTCTATTGGACGATTATCTCAATGGATGGATAGTCATCcagaagaaaaggatagaatagCTCTCAGTAAGGGGTCATTGGAACGTTATCAATTAACTatacaacaaaataatatccCATCTTTCCATTCTTTGTTTCCGCTGATGACAAAATTAGCTAATTTATATGATCATTACGTAGAATTATTTACGAATTATTAA
- the LOC124422250 gene encoding uncharacterized protein LOC124422250, with protein MALCESAKMRDYSGCSSLLIEVSNVDATDNQKMTALMYACKEGKIELVKELIKHTKNINAEDIQGYTALFHAVLSARIEVVKLLVDNKADTSIMNNENYTAENVAHLKGYYEISSFLSSKVDESLNYEILSNVNWRYQFHRLFSMEDRHVDYDIHDYLFQLNLSCYVAIFRKMKLHIFLQLTEEDLINLKMNISVHRNRFLEFLNQFHCKPWDKMSLHLYLYDSPYTFYHGLTCVSTVANQIMIMNSTFHYIKKNVNNHFFENMFINDAQISEYINTLKSTEKELVNIRKRLLQLKTLAKKIKRENSLKIPPSYIGPKVTKNFYFKPIILSILLVCGMYLTKVQVYK; from the exons ATGGCATTATGTGAAAGTGCAAAAATGAGAGATTATTCAGGTTGTTCATCTCTATTAATTGAAGTATCAAATGTAGATGCAACTGATAACCAAAA aatgaCAGCTTTAATGTACGCttgtaaagaaggaaaaatagaacTTGTAAAGGAACTAATAAAACAtaccaaaaatattaatgctgAAGATATACAAGGTTATACT GCTTTATTTCATGCTGTCCTAAGCGCAAGAATTGAAGTAGTAAAATTACTTGTGGACAATAAAGCTGATACCTCAATtatgaataatgagaattatacTGCTGAAAATGTGGCGCATTTAAAAGGATATTACGAg ATCTCATCATTTTTATCCAGCAAAGTTGATGAATCGTTGAATTATGAAATACTTTCAAATGTTAATTGGAGATATCAATTTCACAGATTATTTTCTATGGAAGATCGACATGTGGACTATGATATACATGATTATTTGTTTCAATTAAATCTAAGTTGTTATGTAGcgatttttagaaaaatgaagTTACACATATTTTTACAGTTAACTGAAGAAGATctcataaatttaaaaatgaatattagtGTCCATAGAAATCGATTTTTAGAATTTCtaaatcaatttcattgtaaaCCATGGGACAAGATGTCcctacatttatatttatatgattctCCTTACAC attttaTCATGGGCTTACATGTGTGAGTACAGTTGCTAAtcaaataatgattatgaattctacttttcattatataaaaaaaaatgtgaataatcatttttttgaaaatatgttTATCAATGATGCACAAATatctgaatatataaatacacttaAAAGTACTGAAAAGGAACttgtaaatataagaaaaagactTTTGCAACTAAAAACTCTTGCAAAAAAg ataaaacgagaaaattctttaaagATTCCTCCATCTTACATCGGTCCAAAAGTAaccaaaaatttttattttaaacctATAATATTGAGTATACTATTAGTATGTGGAATGTATTTAACTAAGGTACAagtctataaataa
- the LOC124422246 gene encoding uncharacterized protein LOC124422246 isoform X2, whose protein sequence is MAQHRQPQQNEFLPLCDVLFNIISLASYFCDIVFDFAMVYALAHHSVGQPTVFPLSITFITTSLLACQIVSIRWYLWGARGKLIDNDDTNRDCNVNPCKKTGNWTLGCVLLLHTTQAGVLWRYFKLFIPVDLAYVKHEVRELCVLRLIHAFCEAAPMLLLQLYLLSIGINDNLSIENEKIKSGEVKDSEKLTKLTAVSAGLSLWSVCWAVASFSKGAARLRNLERLVLTWLGVLAQLFWRLGTVSARVGALVVYASLYGGQWLLIVMALHWLSMLTWLLLTPDGLFHVGERLPLMRKSILASMLAFVYIFAYVNLHETNHRQKMVIFYTVMLLENSLLTGVWAVGINRSDLHLHQPNPVNLVLTLVALFFCGMFFMALYYRFFHIRRLTYEVGGRMTTSNLAIMSNQDNSEERNIDYVKEKKIDKDVATRKVKLNNSGIPGVFNCRFANAAVVNPNRKKKKPTTFVPPPPPQDQSTSTVTPITAGEDTKQWINGNNGHQQIIPFWKKAASFSNVLQSDDSNIQKNTTEAETSTSSSVNLIREKLRQKKQQQLRELKAIQEEIKEGKLFPPLSASPSTFSSSPSVLNQQPPPSKKLHTSPNTILFTSPSLVSDGDEGVTLTSWPPVKMHCLLPPPPVSPYHSNSHSSSLWKVSQREKTNVPEILLAPRCLPIHCAHWTPPGHLSHSRNGKGESSKDESEEGEISDMEGSQVSLPRSYTLPREFKYYHSTNMLRDKDRCGGTSKVQPSRFYLPSTYSSDGDVDSADNEEETDSELQVVMKEGHNCSSDRTQQRKYALKNNEGTDLSSNNCDASTDIAISNNSHHNNLYGFRVI, encoded by the exons ATGGCCCAGCATAGGCAACCACAACAAAACGAATTTTTACCATTATGTGATGTTctgtttaatataatttccCTTGCATCATATTTTTGTGACATTGTTTTCGATTTTGCAATGGTTTATGCACTTGCTCATCATTCGGTAGGACAACCTACTGTTTTTCCCTTAAGCATTACTTTTATAACGACGTCTTTGCTTGCCTGCCAG atAGTTAGCATACGTTGGTATTTATGGGGTGCAAGAGGTAAATTAATAGACAATGATGATACAAACAGGGATTGTAATGTAAACCCGTGTAAAAAGACTGGTAATTGGACTTTGGGTTGTGTATTATTACTTCATACAACACAAGCTGGAGTACTCTGGAGATATTTTAAGTTGTTTATTCCAGTTGATTTAGCTTATGTTAAACATGAG GTGCGAGAGTTGTGTGTATTACGTCTTATACATGCATTCTGCGAAGCTGCACCCATGTTACTATTacaactatatttattatctattggaattaatgacaatttaagtatagaaaatgaaaaaataaaaagtggtGAAGTGAAGGACAGTGAAaagttaacaaaattaacagcAGTGTCAGCTGGACTATCCTTATGGAGTGTTTGTTGGGCAGTAGCTAGTTTTAGTAAAGGTGCAGCACGCCTTCGTAATCTAGAACGTTTGGTACTTACATGGTTAGGTGTATTAGCTCAATTATTTTGGCGTCTTGGAACTGTAAGTGCACGAGTTGGAGCATTAGTTGTATATGCATCACTTTATGGTGGACAGTGGCTATTAATTGTGATGGCACTTCATTGGCTTTCTATGTTAACGTGGTTATTGCTCACACCTGATGGACTCTTCCATGTAGGTGAGCGTCTTCCACTTATGAGAAAAAGTATTTTGGCCTCTATGTTGgcatttgtttatatatttgcatatgtAAATCTACATGAGACCAATCATCGCCAAAAAATG gtaatattttataccGTAATGTTATTGGAAAATAGTTTACTTACTGGAGTATGGGCTGTAGGTATAAATAGAAGtgatcttcatcttcatcaaCCAAATCCAGTAAACTTAGTACTTACACTTGTAGCATTATTTTTTTGTGGTATGTTCTTTATGGCATTGTATTATAG ATTCTTTCATATAAGAAGATTAACATATGAAGTTGGTGGTAGAATGACTACTTCAAATCTTGCAATTATGTCTAACCAG GACAATTCAGAAGAAAGGAATATAGATtatgtaaaggaaaaaaaaattgataaagatGTAGCaacaagaaaagtaaaattaaataatagtgGTATACCTGGTGTATTTAATTGTCGTTTTGCTAATGCAGCAGTAGTAAATCcaaatcgtaaaaagaaaaagcctaCTACATTTGTACCTCCACCACCTCCGCAAGATCAGTCTACATCTACTGTAACTCCTATTACCGCAGGTGAAGATACTAAACAGTGGATTAATGGAAACAATGGACACCAACAGATAATACCGTTTTGGAAAAAAGCTGCATCGTTTTCCAATGTGTTGCAg AGTGATGAttcaaatatacaaaaaaatacaacCGAAGCAGAGACAAGTACTTCTTCGAGCGTAAATTTAATACGAGAGAAATTAAGGCAAAAAAAACAGCAACAACTTCGCGAGCTTAAAGCTATAcaagaagagataaaagaaggaaaattatttCCTCCTCTATCAGCATCTCCATCTACGTTTTCATCTTCTCCATCAGTATTAAATCAACAACCACCACCAAGCAAGAAGTTGCATACTTCTCCAAAcactatattatttacatcacCCTCATTAGTGTCTGATGGAGATGAAGGTGTCACATTAACATCGTGGCCACCAGTTAAAATGCATTGTttattaccaccaccaccagtaTCACCGTACCATTCTAATTCCCATTCCTCGAGTTTATGGAAAGTAtcgcaaagagagaaaacaaatgtACCAGAAATTTTATTAGCACCTAGATGTCTTCCCATACATTGTGCTCATTGGACACCTCCTGGTCATCTTAGTCATAG ccggaatggaaaaggagaaagttcCAAAGATGAAAGTGAAGAAGGTGAAATCAGCGATATGGAAGGTAGTCAAGTATCATTGCCTAGAAGTTATACACTTCCTCgagaatttaaatattatcactCTACTAATATGCTTAGAGATAAAGATCGATGCGGTGGTACTAGTAAAGTACAACCATCTAGATTTTATTTACCTTCTACTTACAGTTCTGATG GAGATGTAGATAGTGCAGATAATGAGGAGGAAACAGATTCTGAATTACAAGTTGTTATGAAGGAAGGTCACAATTGTAGTTCCGACAGAACTCAGCAACGAAAATATGcactaaaaaataatgaaggaaCAGATTTATCTAGTAATAATTGTGATGCTTCTACTGATATTGCAATATCTAATAATTCtcatcataataatttatatg GATTCAGAGTCATCTGA
- the LOC124422246 gene encoding uncharacterized protein LOC124422246 isoform X3: MLLLQLYLLSIGINDNLSIENEKIKSGEVKDSEKLTKLTAVSAGLSLWSVCWAVASFSKGAARLRNLERLVLTWLGVLAQLFWRLGTVSARVGALVVYASLYGGQWLLIVMALHWLSMLTWLLLTPDGLFHVGERLPLMRKSILASMLAFVYIFAYVNLHETNHRQKMVIFYTVMLLENSLLTGVWAVGINRSDLHLHQPNPVNLVLTLVALFFCGMFFMALYYRFFHIRRLTYEVGGRMTTSNLAIMSNQDNSEERNIDYVKEKKIDKDVATRKVKLNNSGIPGVFNCRFANAAVVNPNRKKKKPTTFVPPPPPQDQSTSTVTPITAGEDTKQWINGNNGHQQIIPFWKKAASFSNVLQSDDSNIQKNTTEAETSTSSSVNLIREKLRQKKQQQLRELKAIQEEIKEGKLFPPLSASPSTFSSSPSVLNQQPPPSKKLHTSPNTILFTSPSLVSDGDEGVTLTSWPPVKMHCLLPPPPVSPYHSNSHSSSLWKVSQREKTNVPEILLAPRCLPIHCAHWTPPGHLSHSRNGKGESSKDESEEGEISDMEGSQVSLPRSYTLPREFKYYHSTNMLRDKDRCGGTSKVQPSRFYLPSTYSSDGDVDSADNEEETDSELQVVMKEGHNCSSDRTQQRKYALKNNEGTDLSSNNCDASTDIAISNNSHHNNLYGILRPNQLFKVRVKHETKL; encoded by the exons ATGTTACTATTacaactatatttattatctattggaattaatgacaatttaagtatagaaaatgaaaaaataaaaagtggtGAAGTGAAGGACAGTGAAaagttaacaaaattaacagcAGTGTCAGCTGGACTATCCTTATGGAGTGTTTGTTGGGCAGTAGCTAGTTTTAGTAAAGGTGCAGCACGCCTTCGTAATCTAGAACGTTTGGTACTTACATGGTTAGGTGTATTAGCTCAATTATTTTGGCGTCTTGGAACTGTAAGTGCACGAGTTGGAGCATTAGTTGTATATGCATCACTTTATGGTGGACAGTGGCTATTAATTGTGATGGCACTTCATTGGCTTTCTATGTTAACGTGGTTATTGCTCACACCTGATGGACTCTTCCATGTAGGTGAGCGTCTTCCACTTATGAGAAAAAGTATTTTGGCCTCTATGTTGgcatttgtttatatatttgcatatgtAAATCTACATGAGACCAATCATCGCCAAAAAATG gtaatattttataccGTAATGTTATTGGAAAATAGTTTACTTACTGGAGTATGGGCTGTAGGTATAAATAGAAGtgatcttcatcttcatcaaCCAAATCCAGTAAACTTAGTACTTACACTTGTAGCATTATTTTTTTGTGGTATGTTCTTTATGGCATTGTATTATAG ATTCTTTCATATAAGAAGATTAACATATGAAGTTGGTGGTAGAATGACTACTTCAAATCTTGCAATTATGTCTAACCAG GACAATTCAGAAGAAAGGAATATAGATtatgtaaaggaaaaaaaaattgataaagatGTAGCaacaagaaaagtaaaattaaataatagtgGTATACCTGGTGTATTTAATTGTCGTTTTGCTAATGCAGCAGTAGTAAATCcaaatcgtaaaaagaaaaagcctaCTACATTTGTACCTCCACCACCTCCGCAAGATCAGTCTACATCTACTGTAACTCCTATTACCGCAGGTGAAGATACTAAACAGTGGATTAATGGAAACAATGGACACCAACAGATAATACCGTTTTGGAAAAAAGCTGCATCGTTTTCCAATGTGTTGCAg AGTGATGAttcaaatatacaaaaaaatacaacCGAAGCAGAGACAAGTACTTCTTCGAGCGTAAATTTAATACGAGAGAAATTAAGGCAAAAAAAACAGCAACAACTTCGCGAGCTTAAAGCTATAcaagaagagataaaagaaggaaaattatttCCTCCTCTATCAGCATCTCCATCTACGTTTTCATCTTCTCCATCAGTATTAAATCAACAACCACCACCAAGCAAGAAGTTGCATACTTCTCCAAAcactatattatttacatcacCCTCATTAGTGTCTGATGGAGATGAAGGTGTCACATTAACATCGTGGCCACCAGTTAAAATGCATTGTttattaccaccaccaccagtaTCACCGTACCATTCTAATTCCCATTCCTCGAGTTTATGGAAAGTAtcgcaaagagagaaaacaaatgtACCAGAAATTTTATTAGCACCTAGATGTCTTCCCATACATTGTGCTCATTGGACACCTCCTGGTCATCTTAGTCATAG ccggaatggaaaaggagaaagttcCAAAGATGAAAGTGAAGAAGGTGAAATCAGCGATATGGAAGGTAGTCAAGTATCATTGCCTAGAAGTTATACACTTCCTCgagaatttaaatattatcactCTACTAATATGCTTAGAGATAAAGATCGATGCGGTGGTACTAGTAAAGTACAACCATCTAGATTTTATTTACCTTCTACTTACAGTTCTGATG GAGATGTAGATAGTGCAGATAATGAGGAGGAAACAGATTCTGAATTACAAGTTGTTATGAAGGAAGGTCACAATTGTAGTTCCGACAGAACTCAGCAACGAAAATATGcactaaaaaataatgaaggaaCAGATTTATCTAGTAATAATTGTGATGCTTCTACTGATATTGCAATATCTAATAATTCtcatcataataatttatatggtATTCTACGACCTAATCAACTTTTTAAAGTTAGAGTAAAAcatgaaacaaaattataa
- the LOC124422246 gene encoding uncharacterized protein LOC124422246 isoform X1, with translation MAQHRQPQQNEFLPLCDVLFNIISLASYFCDIVFDFAMVYALAHHSVGQPTVFPLSITFITTSLLACQIVSIRWYLWGARGKLIDNDDTNRDCNVNPCKKTGNWTLGCVLLLHTTQAGVLWRYFKLFIPVDLAYVKHEVRELCVLRLIHAFCEAAPMLLLQLYLLSIGINDNLSIENEKIKSGEVKDSEKLTKLTAVSAGLSLWSVCWAVASFSKGAARLRNLERLVLTWLGVLAQLFWRLGTVSARVGALVVYASLYGGQWLLIVMALHWLSMLTWLLLTPDGLFHVGERLPLMRKSILASMLAFVYIFAYVNLHETNHRQKMVIFYTVMLLENSLLTGVWAVGINRSDLHLHQPNPVNLVLTLVALFFCGMFFMALYYRFFHIRRLTYEVGGRMTTSNLAIMSNQDNSEERNIDYVKEKKIDKDVATRKVKLNNSGIPGVFNCRFANAAVVNPNRKKKKPTTFVPPPPPQDQSTSTVTPITAGEDTKQWINGNNGHQQIIPFWKKAASFSNVLQSDDSNIQKNTTEAETSTSSSVNLIREKLRQKKQQQLRELKAIQEEIKEGKLFPPLSASPSTFSSSPSVLNQQPPPSKKLHTSPNTILFTSPSLVSDGDEGVTLTSWPPVKMHCLLPPPPVSPYHSNSHSSSLWKVSQREKTNVPEILLAPRCLPIHCAHWTPPGHLSHSRNGKGESSKDESEEGEISDMEGSQVSLPRSYTLPREFKYYHSTNMLRDKDRCGGTSKVQPSRFYLPSTYSSDGDVDSADNEEETDSELQVVMKEGHNCSSDRTQQRKYALKNNEGTDLSSNNCDASTDIAISNNSHHNNLYGILRPNQLFKVRVKHETKL, from the exons ATGGCCCAGCATAGGCAACCACAACAAAACGAATTTTTACCATTATGTGATGTTctgtttaatataatttccCTTGCATCATATTTTTGTGACATTGTTTTCGATTTTGCAATGGTTTATGCACTTGCTCATCATTCGGTAGGACAACCTACTGTTTTTCCCTTAAGCATTACTTTTATAACGACGTCTTTGCTTGCCTGCCAG atAGTTAGCATACGTTGGTATTTATGGGGTGCAAGAGGTAAATTAATAGACAATGATGATACAAACAGGGATTGTAATGTAAACCCGTGTAAAAAGACTGGTAATTGGACTTTGGGTTGTGTATTATTACTTCATACAACACAAGCTGGAGTACTCTGGAGATATTTTAAGTTGTTTATTCCAGTTGATTTAGCTTATGTTAAACATGAG GTGCGAGAGTTGTGTGTATTACGTCTTATACATGCATTCTGCGAAGCTGCACCCATGTTACTATTacaactatatttattatctattggaattaatgacaatttaagtatagaaaatgaaaaaataaaaagtggtGAAGTGAAGGACAGTGAAaagttaacaaaattaacagcAGTGTCAGCTGGACTATCCTTATGGAGTGTTTGTTGGGCAGTAGCTAGTTTTAGTAAAGGTGCAGCACGCCTTCGTAATCTAGAACGTTTGGTACTTACATGGTTAGGTGTATTAGCTCAATTATTTTGGCGTCTTGGAACTGTAAGTGCACGAGTTGGAGCATTAGTTGTATATGCATCACTTTATGGTGGACAGTGGCTATTAATTGTGATGGCACTTCATTGGCTTTCTATGTTAACGTGGTTATTGCTCACACCTGATGGACTCTTCCATGTAGGTGAGCGTCTTCCACTTATGAGAAAAAGTATTTTGGCCTCTATGTTGgcatttgtttatatatttgcatatgtAAATCTACATGAGACCAATCATCGCCAAAAAATG gtaatattttataccGTAATGTTATTGGAAAATAGTTTACTTACTGGAGTATGGGCTGTAGGTATAAATAGAAGtgatcttcatcttcatcaaCCAAATCCAGTAAACTTAGTACTTACACTTGTAGCATTATTTTTTTGTGGTATGTTCTTTATGGCATTGTATTATAG ATTCTTTCATATAAGAAGATTAACATATGAAGTTGGTGGTAGAATGACTACTTCAAATCTTGCAATTATGTCTAACCAG GACAATTCAGAAGAAAGGAATATAGATtatgtaaaggaaaaaaaaattgataaagatGTAGCaacaagaaaagtaaaattaaataatagtgGTATACCTGGTGTATTTAATTGTCGTTTTGCTAATGCAGCAGTAGTAAATCcaaatcgtaaaaagaaaaagcctaCTACATTTGTACCTCCACCACCTCCGCAAGATCAGTCTACATCTACTGTAACTCCTATTACCGCAGGTGAAGATACTAAACAGTGGATTAATGGAAACAATGGACACCAACAGATAATACCGTTTTGGAAAAAAGCTGCATCGTTTTCCAATGTGTTGCAg AGTGATGAttcaaatatacaaaaaaatacaacCGAAGCAGAGACAAGTACTTCTTCGAGCGTAAATTTAATACGAGAGAAATTAAGGCAAAAAAAACAGCAACAACTTCGCGAGCTTAAAGCTATAcaagaagagataaaagaaggaaaattatttCCTCCTCTATCAGCATCTCCATCTACGTTTTCATCTTCTCCATCAGTATTAAATCAACAACCACCACCAAGCAAGAAGTTGCATACTTCTCCAAAcactatattatttacatcacCCTCATTAGTGTCTGATGGAGATGAAGGTGTCACATTAACATCGTGGCCACCAGTTAAAATGCATTGTttattaccaccaccaccagtaTCACCGTACCATTCTAATTCCCATTCCTCGAGTTTATGGAAAGTAtcgcaaagagagaaaacaaatgtACCAGAAATTTTATTAGCACCTAGATGTCTTCCCATACATTGTGCTCATTGGACACCTCCTGGTCATCTTAGTCATAG ccggaatggaaaaggagaaagttcCAAAGATGAAAGTGAAGAAGGTGAAATCAGCGATATGGAAGGTAGTCAAGTATCATTGCCTAGAAGTTATACACTTCCTCgagaatttaaatattatcactCTACTAATATGCTTAGAGATAAAGATCGATGCGGTGGTACTAGTAAAGTACAACCATCTAGATTTTATTTACCTTCTACTTACAGTTCTGATG GAGATGTAGATAGTGCAGATAATGAGGAGGAAACAGATTCTGAATTACAAGTTGTTATGAAGGAAGGTCACAATTGTAGTTCCGACAGAACTCAGCAACGAAAATATGcactaaaaaataatgaaggaaCAGATTTATCTAGTAATAATTGTGATGCTTCTACTGATATTGCAATATCTAATAATTCtcatcataataatttatatggtATTCTACGACCTAATCAACTTTTTAAAGTTAGAGTAAAAcatgaaacaaaattataa